The Chelonoidis abingdonii isolate Lonesome George chromosome 21, CheloAbing_2.0, whole genome shotgun sequence genome contains a region encoding:
- the SOST gene encoding sclerostin produces MQISWTVCSVCVLIQIAVHSVEGWQVFKNDATEIIPEIPENTETPVEQTNSNNNTMNQAKHGGRQPQPSLDPNDASDFSCRELRYTRYVIDGPCRSFKPVKELVCSGQCFPSHLLPNSIGRGKWWRQNALDYRCIPAHARTQRIQLACPQEETRTYKIRAVTACKCKRYTRYHNQSELKDFGKETIRPQKNKKPRLSRARGSKSNQPELENAY; encoded by the exons ATGCAGATCTCTTGGACTGTGTGCTCTGTCTGTGTCCTAATCCAAATTGCTGTACACTCAGTAGAAGGGTGGCAAGTGTTTAAAAATGATGCTACAGAAATCATCCCTGAGATCCCTGAAAATACAGAAACACCAGTGGAGCAAactaacagcaacaacaacacaATGAACCAGGCAAAACACGGGGGAAGACAGCCACAGCCATCTCTGGATCCAAAtg aTGCCTCAGATTTCAGCTGCAGAGAGCTGCGCTACACACGGTATGTCATTGATGGGCCCTGCCGCAGCTTCAAGCCCGTAAAGGAGCTGGTCTGCTCAGGCcagtgtttcccctcccacctcctccctaaCTCTATTGGCAGAGGAAAGTGGTGGCGCCAGAATGCCCTGGATTACCGCTGCATTCCCGCACACGCTCGCACTCAGCGCATCCAGCTGGCCTGCCCCCAGGAAGAGACTCGGACTTACAAAATCCGAGCTGTCACCGCATGTAAATGCAAGCGCTACACTCGCTACCACAATCAGTCTGAGCTGAAGGACTTCGGGAAGGAAACCATCAGGCCTCAGAAAAACAAGAAGCCTCGTCTCTCCAGAGCAAGGGGCAGCAAATCCAACCAGCCTGAACTAGAAAATGCCTATTAG